From Nymphaea colorata isolate Beijing-Zhang1983 chromosome 6, ASM883128v2, whole genome shotgun sequence, a single genomic window includes:
- the LOC116256907 gene encoding uncharacterized protein LOC116256907 produces the protein MYSRGKYMDGGGDGHDFGSKRQRLMDSNPYYGNSPGPSFMYGNASYMSQFFGQPQPFPVVRLRGLPFNCTEIDIAEFFMGLDIVDVLFVHKSGRFSGEAFCVLAYPVQVDFALQRNKQNMGRRYIEVFRSKRQEYYQAVASEVADSRSISPRRPPPRMKSYDDAKDSMPHTGVLKLRGLPFSATKEDILDFFKDFEVSEDNVHMVFNSDGRATGEAFVEFASAEDSKAAMIKDRMSIGSRYIELFPSSHDEAEEATSSR, from the exons ATGTACTCCAGAGG GAAATACATGGATGGTGGTGGAGATGGGCATGATTTCGGGTCGAAACGTCAGCGGTTAATGGATTCAAATCCCTACTATGGGAATTCTCCCGGTCCCAGTTTCATGTACGGCAATGCCTCGTACATGTCGCAATTCTTTGGCCAGCCTCAGCCATTTCCAGTTGTCCGTTTGCGAGGTTTGCCTTTCAATTGCACTGAGATAGACATCGCAGAGTTCTTTATGGGTTTGGACATTGTTGACGTTCTGTTTGTTCACAAAAGTGGCCGGTTCAGTGGGGAAGCATTCTGCGTGCTAGCATATCCTGTGCAGGTTGATTTCGCCCttcaaagaaacaaacaaaacatggGTAGGCGGTATATAGAGGTTTTCCGGAGCAAGAGGCAAGAATACTATCAGGCTGTTGCTAGTGAAGTTGCTGATTCTAGAAGCATCTCTCCACGCCGACCACCTCCTAGAATGAAATCTTATGATGATGCAAAGGATTCCATGCCGCATACTGGAGTCCTCAAGCTGAGGGGATTGCCTTTTTCAGCAACAAAGGAAGATATATTGGATTTCTTTAAGGATTTTGAAGTTTCAGAAGATAATGTGCACATGGTTTTTAATTCAGATGGAAGGGCTACAGGCGAAGCGTTTGTAGAGTTTGCAAGTGCTGAAGACTCAAAAGCTGCTATGATTAAGGACAGGATGTCCATTGGTAGTCGTTACATAGAACTTTTTCCTTCCTCCCATGATGAGGCTGAAGAGGCAACTTCATCCAGATGA